The Nitrospira sp. sequence AACAAGGATCTCCGGCTAAAAGGCGGCATGTTCGCCCGAGTTGAAGTGATGGTGGGGATCCATCATCAGGCGTTGCAGATTCCCATCGACGCCGTCAGTCGGCTGGAGGATACGCAGTACGTCTATGTCGTTCGGGAGGGGAAAGCCCAACGGGTAGATATTGCAATCGGTGCCCGTAACGGGAACCGCGTAGAAATCACCAAAGGTCTGATCGGTAGTGAAGAGGTCATCGTCTCCGGCAAAGATATAATACACGACGGCACACCCGTGCGCACTCAACCCCTTCCTCAGCCATCGGACTTGAATACTGAAGGGAAGAGCTGAACGGGGTCCATCACACGCTTTGCCCTATTTCTTAAGATGACCTCCTGATCAGCACTCAGCGATCATTACTCCGTTTCTCCGATATGTGGCTGACCTTACTCGCATTACGCAATCGCATCGGCATCCTGATGCTATCGCTCGCGATGGTGGTATTGGGCTTGACGTCCCTCCAGCGATTGCCCGTTGATCTTTTCCCGCAAATCCAGGTCCCGGTCGCCTTCGTAGGGGTCATTTACAAAGGGGCGCCTCCTCTCGATATTGAACAGAGCGTCGTGTACCCGATCGAAAAAGCGGTCAGCTCAGCCTCCAATGTCGAACACGTCGAGTCATTCAGTAAGCAGGGTATCGGCGCGGTGCAAATCTGGTTCAATTGGGGAGCAGACATCAACGTCGGACAAATGGAGGTGATGCAGCGCATCACACAGATTCTGAACAGCCTCCCACCCGGCATTTTGCAGCCCTTTATCGTCAAGTTCGACGTCTCCAATATTCCCGTCTCGATCGTGTCGGTATCGAGCGACGAGTTGGACGAACGCGCACTGTACGATTTGGCATACAACACCATCGCTCCACAAATCGAACAGATCGCCAATGTTGCGGCGGCGACCGTCGAGGGGGGGAAGATCCGCCAAATCAACATCAACCTTGATCCGGCGCTGCTCAGCGCGCGCGGGCTTTCGATTCTCGACGTCGTGAATTCCGTCAAAGCCGCCAATCTGATTTTGCCTTCAGGCGATATCAAAGCAGGCAACCTGGACTACAACGTCTTCACCAACAATCAGTTTCGGACGGTCGAGCCGATCCAAGACGTCATCGTGAAAGTCAATCCGCTGGGCAACCCGGTTCGCGTACGCGATGTGGGGACCGTGACGGACTCGTCCGACATTCAAACGAACATCGTGCATGCCGATGGAGCCAAATCGGTATTTCTTCGAGTGAACAAGCAACCGATCGCCAATACGGTCGGAGTCGTGGACGCCCTGCGCGCCGCGCTCCCCAAGATGTTCGGCATTCCCGAAGGAGTGAAGCTCGGCATCTCGTTCGATCAATCCCTCTACATTCGGCAATCCATCGACAATCTCGTTGAACAGGCCCTCCACGGCTCGTTGTTGGCAGCGGCTGTGATTCTCATCTTCCTGCGCAACCTCACCAGTACCCTGATCGTTTCGGTTGCCATTCCCTTGTCCATGCTCGTGACGTTTATCGTGCTCTATTTCACCGGACAGACGCTCAATGTTTTCACGCTCGGGGGACTCGCACTGGGCATCGGCCGCCTCGTTGATGATTCCATCGTGGAACTGGAAAATATCCAACGCCATCTCAATGCCAATCCCAATCGGTGGACCGGTATTCTGGACGCCGCACGGGAGGTGGCGATGCCGATCTTTGCCTCCACCGTCACGACGGTGGTGGTCTTCCTCCCGATGTTTTTCGTCGTCGGCGTCGCGCGTCTGCTGCTGATTCCATTAACCGTCACGATCGCCATTGCGCTCTTCACGTCTTTTTTGGTGTCCCGCACGGTCACGCCGGCGCTCTGCTACAAATTTCTCAAGCCCGAGCAAGAGGCCTGGCGGTCGATGCCGACTTGGTTTGTCAACCTGATGGAGTGGAGCCGAAAGCGGTATGAATCCCTCGATAGGAGTTACGAAGACTCGTTACGGTGGGTACTGGACCATCGCCGAATCTTCATCATCGCGGTCCTGCTGATCTTCGTCGGATCGCTGACTTTGGTTCCCATGATCGGAACGGAATTCCTGCCGGTGTCCGATGAGAGCCAATTTCGCATCGTCCTACGCGCTCCCGTCGGCCAACGAGTTGAAAAGACGGAGCAGCAGGTCTCGGAAGTCGAACGCGTCCTTCGCGCGAACATTCCCGCTACCGAACTGGAGACGATTGTCTCCAGCACGGGGATTTTGTCACAAGGCCGCTCGTCCCTTTTCAATCCCAATACAGGCCCCCACACCTCTTCGATTCAAGTCTACCTCGCCGACCCGGCGAAGCGGACCAGAAATCAGGTCGAGATCATGAACGATGTGCGTCCCAAGATCGTCAAACTCTTCCCCGGCGTGTCGATGTATTTCGATCCCGGAGGTCTCGTCAAACGCGTCACCAGCTTCGGCTCGCAAAAGGCCGTGGACGTGGAAATTTATGGATATGACTTCGACAAAGCGAGGGACGTCATCGCCCGCGTCAAGGAGATCATGGAGCGGATTCCCGGCCTGGCTGATATCGAACCGAGCCGGGAAGAAAACTACCCGGAGGTCAACGTCACCGTCGATCGAGAGAAAGCGGCCTTACTCGGCATCAGTGAAGCCAATGTCGCCAACGCCGTGCTCTTTTCATTGAACGGAAACGGACAGACCGACCCGATCATTTACACGGACCCGCAAAACGGCAACGAGTATTTCATCAGCGCGTGGCTTGCCGAGGAACACAGGAAGAATCTCACCGATCTGGAGAATATTTTACTCACGACCAAAGTCGGTGAGCCGGTCTTGCTGAAGAACGTAGCGTCGCTCAAGCTGAATGCGGGACCGGTGAAAGTCGATCGGAAGTATTTCCAGCGCGTGGTCCATATCACGGCGAATCCAATCAATCGACCGCTCGGCGAGATCGCCGATGACCTCGAGTCGTCGTTCGCTGAGCTTCAGCTGCCGGCCGGGTTCAGCATCAAGCTGGCGGGGCAAATTCAGCAGCAGCGCGAAACCTTCCAAGGGTTGCAGTTTGCGATCGTCCTGGCGCTCGTGTTGGTCTACATGGTGATGGCCGCACAATTTAAGTCGCTCATCGATCCATTCATCATCATGTTTTCGGTGCCGATGGGCTTTCCCGGTGTCATCTTGATCCTCTTCCTGACGAATACGACGTTGTCCACCACATCGATGATGGGCATCATCATGATGTTCGGAATCGTCGTCTCGAACGGCGTCCTGCTGGTCGATTACACCAACGTGCTCCGCCGTAGAGGCGAACCACTTCACCGTGCGGTCGTGACCGCAGCGCGAACCAGACTGCGCCCGATTCTCATGACTTCACTGGCCACGGTCTTCGGCCTCCTTCCCATGGCGATCGGCCTCGGAACCGGCGGCGAAACCAACGCGCCCTTGGCACGGGCGGTCGTCGGAGGCTTGAGCGTCTCCACGCTCCTCACGCTGTTTCTCGTCCCAACGCTGTACGCGATTTTAGAAGAACGGTTCCCAAGAAGACTTGATTTGCAGACGGGAGATCACTTGCAAGCTTCGGCCGGCGAGGTTCCTGTCACGGAGTGACGCTCGTCAACTCTCAACAGCGTTTGGGAACAAAGATTTCAGCTGCATGGCCAGCCCGATATCCCCTGTGATCTGCAAACGCCCGGACATCGCCATCGCCATGCCGCTCATCTGTCCATTGAGGATC is a genomic window containing:
- a CDS encoding efflux RND transporter permease subunit, with amino-acid sequence MWLTLLALRNRIGILMLSLAMVVLGLTSLQRLPVDLFPQIQVPVAFVGVIYKGAPPLDIEQSVVYPIEKAVSSASNVEHVESFSKQGIGAVQIWFNWGADINVGQMEVMQRITQILNSLPPGILQPFIVKFDVSNIPVSIVSVSSDELDERALYDLAYNTIAPQIEQIANVAAATVEGGKIRQININLDPALLSARGLSILDVVNSVKAANLILPSGDIKAGNLDYNVFTNNQFRTVEPIQDVIVKVNPLGNPVRVRDVGTVTDSSDIQTNIVHADGAKSVFLRVNKQPIANTVGVVDALRAALPKMFGIPEGVKLGISFDQSLYIRQSIDNLVEQALHGSLLAAAVILIFLRNLTSTLIVSVAIPLSMLVTFIVLYFTGQTLNVFTLGGLALGIGRLVDDSIVELENIQRHLNANPNRWTGILDAAREVAMPIFASTVTTVVVFLPMFFVVGVARLLLIPLTVTIAIALFTSFLVSRTVTPALCYKFLKPEQEAWRSMPTWFVNLMEWSRKRYESLDRSYEDSLRWVLDHRRIFIIAVLLIFVGSLTLVPMIGTEFLPVSDESQFRIVLRAPVGQRVEKTEQQVSEVERVLRANIPATELETIVSSTGILSQGRSSLFNPNTGPHTSSIQVYLADPAKRTRNQVEIMNDVRPKIVKLFPGVSMYFDPGGLVKRVTSFGSQKAVDVEIYGYDFDKARDVIARVKEIMERIPGLADIEPSREENYPEVNVTVDREKAALLGISEANVANAVLFSLNGNGQTDPIIYTDPQNGNEYFISAWLAEEHRKNLTDLENILLTTKVGEPVLLKNVASLKLNAGPVKVDRKYFQRVVHITANPINRPLGEIADDLESSFAELQLPAGFSIKLAGQIQQQRETFQGLQFAIVLALVLVYMVMAAQFKSLIDPFIIMFSVPMGFPGVILILFLTNTTLSTTSMMGIIMMFGIVVSNGVLLVDYTNVLRRRGEPLHRAVVTAARTRLRPILMTSLATVFGLLPMAIGLGTGGETNAPLARAVVGGLSVSTLLTLFLVPTLYAILEERFPRRLDLQTGDHLQASAGEVPVTE